A DNA window from Schistocerca gregaria isolate iqSchGreg1 chromosome 2, iqSchGreg1.2, whole genome shotgun sequence contains the following coding sequences:
- the LOC126334889 gene encoding actin-related protein 2/3 complex subunit 4 has product MAATLRPYLTAVRHTLTAAMCLDNFSSQVVERHNKPEVEVRTSKELLLTPVIISRNEKEKVLIETSINSVRISIAVKQADEIERILCHKFMRFMMMRAENFIVLRRKPVEGYDISFLITNFHTEQMYKHKLVDFVIHFMEEIDKEISEMKLAVNARARICSEEFLKRF; this is encoded by the coding sequence ATGGCAGCCACCCTCAGGCCGTATCTCACTGCCGTGAGACATACTCTCACAGCTGCAATGTGCCTAGACAATTTTTCGTCGCAGGTTGTGGAGAGACATAACAAACCAGAGGTGGAGGTGAGAACTAGTAAGGAGCTTCTTCTGACTCCAGTAATTATAAGCCGGAATGAAAAAGAAAAGGTGCTTATTGAGACATCAATCAATTCAGTCCGTATAAGTATTGCTGTTAAGCAAGCTGATGAGATAGAGCGCATATTGTGTCACAAATTCATGAGATTCATGATGATGAGAGCAGAAAATTTTATTGTGCTAAGACGAAAACCAGTTGAAGGATATGATATAAGTTTTCTTATCACTAATTTTCACACAGAACAGATGTATAAGCATAAGTTGGTTGATTTTGTCATACATTTCATGGAAGAAATTGATAAAGAAATTAGTGAAATGAAACTTGCAGTTAATGCACGTGCACGAATTTGTTCAGAAGAGTTCTTGAAGAGGTTTTAA